One genomic segment of Alphaproteobacteria bacterium HT1-32 includes these proteins:
- the hemH gene encoding ferrochelatase, with amino-acid sequence MAKTAVVLLNLGGPDKPESVEPFLFNFFRDPAIIGAPKPIRWLIAKLICKRRGPVAREIYAHLGGGSPLLPLTRKQADALEASLKNEVDDIKCFVCMRYWHPMSGEVAADVKAWGADKVVLLPLYPQYSTTTTGSAIKAWREAARDAGLMAEEKLVCCYPEHPGFVESMAELTRPVLEQARTKGTPRLLFSAHGLPCKIIKAGDPYQRHVEASAAAIVKRLGVDGLDHVTCYQSRVGPLEWIGPSTEDEIHRAGKDGVPLVILPVAFVSDHSETLVELDIEYRELAEQNGVPGYFRVPALNTDKAFIDCLTDLVQNALADKSLACAEDDPCGCIIDIRGGGHVLEKASA; translated from the coding sequence ATGGCGAAAACCGCTGTTGTTCTGCTGAATCTCGGAGGACCGGACAAACCGGAATCTGTTGAACCCTTTCTGTTCAACTTCTTCCGTGATCCGGCAATCATCGGCGCACCGAAACCGATCCGCTGGCTGATCGCAAAACTGATCTGCAAAAGGCGCGGGCCGGTTGCCCGTGAAATTTATGCTCATCTGGGGGGTGGCTCACCATTGCTGCCCCTGACCCGCAAACAGGCTGATGCACTTGAAGCCAGCCTGAAAAATGAGGTTGATGACATAAAATGCTTTGTCTGCATGCGCTACTGGCATCCGATGAGCGGCGAGGTTGCAGCGGATGTTAAAGCATGGGGGGCAGACAAGGTCGTGCTTTTGCCGCTTTATCCCCAATATTCGACAACAACGACAGGCTCGGCGATCAAGGCCTGGCGCGAGGCAGCCCGTGATGCAGGCCTGATGGCAGAAGAAAAACTTGTCTGCTGTTATCCGGAACATCCGGGATTTGTTGAATCGATGGCAGAGCTGACCCGCCCCGTTCTGGAACAGGCACGGACAAAGGGAACGCCAAGGCTGCTCTTTTCGGCTCATGGTCTGCCCTGCAAGATCATCAAGGCCGGAGACCCCTATCAACGGCATGTAGAGGCCTCCGCAGCGGCGATTGTTAAGCGGCTGGGGGTCGATGGCCTGGATCACGTTACCTGCTATCAGAGCCGCGTCGGACCGCTGGAATGGATCGGTCCGTCAACCGAGGATGAAATCCACCGGGCCGGGAAGGATGGTGTTCCACTGGTCATTCTGCCGGTTGCCTTTGTGTCCGATCATTCCGAGACGCTGGTTGAACTGGATATCGAATATCGTGAACTGGCAGAACAGAACGGGGTTCCCGGCTATTTTCGGGTTCCTGCACTGAATACAGATAAAGCCTTTATCGACTGCCTGACAGATCTGGTACAAAACGCGCTGGCAGATAAATCACTGGCCTGTGCCGAGGATGATCCCTGTGGCTGTATCATTGATATCCGGGGTGGCGGGCATGTTCTGGAGAAAGCATCAGCATGA
- a CDS encoding uroporphyrinogen decarboxylase, whose amino-acid sequence MKTTAEKPFLRVLRGEVLETPPIWIMRQAGRYLPEYRALREKQPDFLKFCYTPEMTVEATLQPIRRYGFDASILFSDILVIPDALGQKVWFEGGVGPKLEPVTSAATLISDPAEAVDSLLAPVMETVRQLRAALPPEVALIGFAGAPWTVASYMVEGGSSRDFSKLKQLAYACPDDFQGIIDRLVETTIVYLCRQVDAGADVLQLFDTWAGILPPAEFRKWSIEPTRRICEGVRSEHPDIPIIGFPRDAGLMLGEYAEKTGVTAVSIDTSTPLGAAADLVKGRPVQGNLDPIHLISGGEALDRAVDEVLEAGKGRPHIFNLGHGILPPTPPENVQRMIDRVRNVG is encoded by the coding sequence ATGAAAACCACAGCTGAAAAACCGTTTCTCAGGGTCCTCCGGGGTGAGGTACTTGAGACCCCGCCGATCTGGATCATGCGTCAGGCCGGACGTTATCTGCCGGAATACCGTGCCTTGCGGGAAAAGCAGCCAGACTTTCTGAAGTTCTGCTATACCCCGGAAATGACCGTTGAAGCCACATTGCAGCCAATCCGGCGCTATGGCTTTGATGCCTCCATCCTGTTTTCAGATATTCTCGTCATTCCCGATGCCCTTGGACAAAAGGTCTGGTTTGAAGGCGGTGTGGGACCAAAACTTGAGCCGGTTACCTCCGCAGCGACACTGATTTCTGATCCGGCTGAAGCGGTAGATAGTCTTCTGGCACCGGTTATGGAGACGGTTCGGCAATTACGGGCTGCCCTGCCTCCCGAGGTGGCGCTGATTGGGTTTGCAGGGGCGCCATGGACGGTCGCCAGTTATATGGTTGAAGGTGGTTCCAGCCGGGATTTCTCGAAACTGAAACAGCTGGCCTATGCCTGTCCGGATGATTTTCAGGGTATTATCGACCGGCTCGTTGAGACGACGATTGTCTATCTTTGCCGTCAGGTTGATGCGGGTGCCGATGTCCTCCAGCTTTTTGATACCTGGGCCGGGATCCTGCCGCCGGCTGAATTCCGTAAATGGTCAATCGAGCCGACCCGGCGAATTTGTGAAGGCGTTCGGTCAGAACATCCTGACATTCCGATTATCGGTTTTCCGCGTGATGCCGGTCTGATGCTTGGCGAATATGCGGAAAAAACCGGCGTCACTGCTGTCAGTATCGATACGTCGACACCGCTGGGTGCGGCGGCTGATCTGGTGAAGGGCCGGCCGGTTCAGGGTAATCTTGACCCAATTCATCTGATCAGTGGTGGCGAGGCGCTGGACCGGGCTGTTGATGAAGTGCTGGAAGCCGGGAAGGGCCGGCCCCATATCTTCAATCTCGGTCACGGCATTCTGCCGCCAACACCGCCGGAAAATGTTCAGCGAATGATTGATCGGGTTCGCAACGTCGGCTGA
- the hemJ gene encoding protoporphyrinogen oxidase HemJ, translated as MIDFIGDWYLWIKALHVMSIIAWMAGLLYLPRLFVYHCEAETGSDQSETLKIMERRLLRGIMNPAMIAAWVFGSMMVVYQAATGFEVWLHVKLLAVVLMTVFHHMAGRWRKDFLADKNQRSQRYFRIMNEVPAVLMVVIVIMVIVKPF; from the coding sequence ATGATTGATTTCATTGGCGACTGGTATCTCTGGATCAAGGCATTGCATGTGATGTCGATCATCGCCTGGATGGCAGGGCTGCTCTATCTGCCACGCCTGTTTGTCTATCACTGCGAGGCGGAAACAGGCTCTGACCAGTCTGAAACCCTGAAGATCATGGAACGACGCCTGTTGCGGGGGATCATGAACCCCGCGATGATCGCCGCCTGGGTCTTCGGATCGATGATGGTTGTTTATCAGGCCGCCACCGGTTTTGAAGTCTGGCTGCATGTTAAACTGCTGGCGGTTGTTTTGATGACAGTCTTTCACCATATGGCAGGACGATGGCGGAAAGATTTTCTGGCAGATAAGAACCAGCGCAGTCAGCGCTATTTCCGGATCATGAATGAAGTTCCGGCTGTGCTGATGGTCGTGATTGTCATCATGGTTATTGTAAAACCGTTCTAA